A single genomic interval of Vanessa atalanta chromosome 12, ilVanAtal1.2, whole genome shotgun sequence harbors:
- the LOC125067922 gene encoding bumetanide-sensitive sodium-(potassium)-chloride cotransporter-like produces the protein MIAVRLEKEPASGHSQARIDSRVGAALIATSGHGDEEHNIQGQNIEPTPELTTYNIKLGWIQGVLIPCLLNIWGVMLFLRISWIVGQAGICLTVLIIFLSGVVCVITTLSLSAICTNGLLKGGGVYYIVSRSLGAELGASVGIIFAFANAVAASMNTIGFCESLNDLLKSFDVKIIDNGMNDVRIVGTIALFVMCVICAFGMDWETKAQNFLVVIIVVAILNYILGACLGPTNNSERAQGFVGISVETALINLGPDFRYSDNQQHNFFSIFAMYFPAVTGVQAGANICGDLRNPATAIPKGTLLALGLSMFSYLVMAVLCGSGALRDASGNITDVTSGTIDACIPNCQYGLHNNYEIMQLMAQSSAFIYAGCWAATLSTALTNLLSVPRLIQALGVDRIYPGLIFFSKPYGKHGEPYRGYVLTFFVSLVFLLIADLNTIAPLITNFYLASYALINFCTFHAGLIQSISWRPTFRFYNTWLSLFGFLICIFIMMIISWAMALVTFFIFMTLYLLVLYRKPDVNWGSSTDAQRYKDTVSALVQMSHMHENIKSYNPQLLVLAGRPNNRPALLDMGHIITKLGSFMMVADVIEEPISQTERVGRLQAGEEWLLSRKDRGFYVVLDGLPFEMGVHAVIKSTGLGSLRPNVMLIGYMNRWARCAVTSVRTYVRVLQHRAPRGTIPVKKNTIVKYDTNEIALQCISVMNGNRLAFEEQLGVSILRVPETARPVKAHVTRSAHELRAHHHVQDLLFADSDADLPHHERSNDGAQSSHPELGIVVKENVPSFHDSDPNKHTPVSSLSMRKSGVYKPLTFSSDNDLDAWWLYDDGGLNILLPYIIARRGFTEKMPLRIFALTRDCNDIQDSEKQIKALLQKFRIEYSSLIMIQGINEPPLQASVEYFNQLIKKFRTDFGSDILISDAELERLSNKTNRHLRLRELLIEHSYMASFIVLTLPYPRLGSVSATLYMSWLEVLSKDLPPMLFVRGNDETVLSV, from the exons ATGATAGCCGTAAGGTTAGAAAAAG AGCCAGCTAGTGGACATAGCCAGGCCCGAATAGATAGTAGAGTTGGTGCAGCTTTGATAGCTACTTCGGGTCATGGTGACGAG GAACATAATATTCAAGGTCAAAATATTGAACCTACTCCTGAACTCACAACATACAATATCAAATTAGGATGGATACAG GGTGTTTTAATACCATGCCTTCTAAACATCTGGGGTGTGATGCTTTTCCTGCGCATTTCATGGATCGTGGGTCAAGCTGGTATCTGCCTAACAGTTCTGATCATCTTTCTATCGGGCGTCGTGTGCGTTATTACCACGCTATCCCTCAGTGCTATTTGCACGAATGGCTTATTGAAAGGAG gTGGAGTTTATTATATCGTGTCTAGATCATTAGGAGCAGAACTTGGTGCATCTGTTGGGATTATATTTGCTTTTGCAAACGCAGTAGCGGCAAGCATGAATACCATTGGTTTTTGCGAGTCACTAAACGATTTATTGAAATCttttgatgttaaaataattgataatggaATGAACGATGTGCGAATCGTTGGCACTATTGCACTTTTTGTAATGTGCGTTATTTGCGCTTTTGGAATGGATTGGGAAACTAAGGCGCAG AATTTCCTTGTTGTAATTATTGTGGTAGCGATTTTGAACTACATATTGGGAGCATGCTTGGGACCCACCAACAACAGTGAGAGAGCACAAGGTTTCGTTGGTATTAGTG TGGAAACAGCATTGATTAATCTCGGTCCAGACTTCCGATACAGTGACAATCAGCAACACAATTTCTTTAGCATTTTTGCGATGTACTTTCCCGCTGTAACCGGAGTTCAAGCTGGAGCTAATATTTGCGGTGATTTGAGA AATCCAGCCACAGCAATACCCAAAGGAACACTTCTGGCGCTAGGTTTATCAATGTTCAGTTATCTTGTGATGGCGGTGCTATGCGGATCGGGCGCTCTGCGAGACGCTAGTGGAAACATTACAGACGTCACCTCAGGCACTATCGACGCCTGCATACCTAACTGCCAATATGGGCTGCATAATAACTATGAG ATAATGCAGCTAATGGCGCAATCGAGCGCTTTTATTTACGCCGGCTGCTGGGCGGCCACATTGTCGACGGCGCTGACCAACCTGCTGTCGGTGCCGCGCCTGATCCAGGCACTGGGCGTAGACCGCATCTACCCCGGACTCATCTTCTTCTCTAAGCCATACGGCAAACACGGCGAGCCCTACCGCGGATACGTACTCACGTTTTTCGTCTCGCTCGTGTTCTTGCTGATAG CTGATTTAAATACTATAGCTCCATTAATCACAAATTTTTACTTGGCGTCGTACGCTCTCATCAATTTTTGTACATTTCATGCGGGTTTGATCCAGTCGATAAGTTGGAGGCCCACATTTCGA ttctaTAATACGTGGTTATCTCTATTTGGTTTCCTAATATGTATCTTTATAATGATGATAATCAGCTGGGCGATGGCGctcgttacattttttattttcatgactTTGTATCTACTAGTACTATACAGAAAGCCag aTGTAAATTGGGGCAGCAGCACGGACGCACAACGATACAAGGACACGGTGTCAGCTCTGGTACAGATGTCCCACATGCATGAAAACATCAAATCTTATAACCCACAATTGTTGGTATTAGCTGGAAGACCCAACAATAGACCAGCCTTGCTCGATATGGGTCATATCATCACAAAACTGGGTTCGTTCATGATGGTCGCGGATGTCATCGAG gaACCAATTTCACAAACAGAACGAGTGGGTCGACTTCAAGCTGGCGAAGAATGGCTACTATCACGGAAAGATCGTGGCTTCTACGTAGTTTTAGACGGCTTGCCCTTCGAGATGGGCGTGCATGCAGTCATTAAATCAACTGGATTAGGCAGCCTAAGGCCGAACGTTATGCTCATTGGCTATATGAACAGATGGGCAAGATGTGCAGTCACTAGTGTTAGAACATATGTACGGGTTCTTCA ACATCGAGCGCCCCGCGGAACTATCccagttaaaaaaaacaccattgTAAAATATGATACAAATGAAATTGCGCTGCAGTGCATCTCAGTGATGAATGGAAACAGGTTAGCGTTCGAAGAACAACTCGGAGTATCCATCTTACGCGTGCCGGAGACGGCGCGGCCGGTGAAGGCGCACGTCACGCGCAGTGCGCACGAGCTGCGCGCGCATCACCACGTGCAGGACTTGCTGTTCGCCGACTCCGACGCTGACTTGCCGCATCACGAGCGTTCTAACG acggAGCTCAAAGTAGTCACCCAGAGCTGGGAATAGTTGTCAAAGAAAACGTCCCTTCTTTTCATGACAGCGATCCTAACAAACACACCCCAGTATCAAGTCTTTCGATGAGAAAATCTGGAGTATACAAACCTTTAACTTTTAGCTCT GACAACGATTTGGACGCCTGGTGGCTGTATGACGACGGAGGCCTAAACATCTTGCTACCGTACATCATTGCTCGTCGTGGCTTCACAGAGAAAATGCCGCTAAGAATATTCGCACTTACACGTGACTGTAACGATATTCAAGATTCTGAAAAACA gatAAAGGCTTTACTACAAAAATTTCGTATCGAATATTCATCACTGATCATGATTCAAGGCATCAACGAACCTCCTCTACAAGCTAGCGTGGAATACTTTAATCAGCTGATTAAAAAATTTAGAACTGATTTCGGAAGTG ACATTCTAATATCGGATGCAGAGCTGGAGCGCTTGAGCAACAAGACCAACCGTCACCTGCGACTGCGAGAGTTGCTCATAGAACACTCATACATGGCCTCCTTCATTGTTCTCACACTTCCCTATCCGAGACtg GGCTCGGTATCCGCTACTCTATACATGTCGTGGCTCGAGGTGTTGAGCAAAGATTTGCCACCCATGCTCTTCGTGAGAGGAAACGACGAGACTGTTCTTAGCGtataa